The Platichthys flesus chromosome 10, fPlaFle2.1, whole genome shotgun sequence genome includes a window with the following:
- the cldn23l gene encoding claudin-23 has protein sequence MHTPASMVMGIVFSPLGLVLVFTAAITPQWREGQARLGMTGPWSFLRPGVKGQGTGVKPVEFLLLMRSDGLWESCLQVEHSELKQCWPVAGAYQRDPRVRLTQGLILTSLFLCGTGIVLACIGVRCWTDLPLRGIAATGGLLVGMAGLLSLTALGVYTHNLGKLGLTAPGPGLNHHRSPLLILRPAGSLYFGWLGSCLQVLGGSALLFGFKKPRCPTCPSCPEVPVCPACRSFPDISDKGDTDVYEVTC, from the coding sequence ATGCACACTCCTGCCTCCATGGTGATGGGGATCGTATTCTCCCCTCTGGGTCTTGTTCTTGTCTTCACCGCTGCCATCACCCCCCAGTGGAGAGAGGGACAAGCGCGTCTCGGAATGACGGGACCGTGGTCATTTCTTCGACCTGGCGTCAAAGGTCAAGGGACTGGGGTCAAGCCAGTGGAGTTTCTGCTCCTGATGCGTTCTGACGGCCTGTGGGAGAGCTGCCTGCAGGTGGAGCACTCTGAGCTGAAGCAGTGCTGGCCTGTGGCGGGTGCGTACCAGAGGGACCCGCGGGTTCGCCTCACGCAAGGTCTGATCCTGACCTCCTTGTTCCTGTGCGGCACCGGTATTGTCCTGGCCTGCATCGGGGTCCGGTGCTGGACAGATCTGCCTCTGAGGGGCATCGCAGCCACAGGTGGGCTCCTGGTGGGGATGGCCGGCCTGCTGAGCCTCACCGCCCTCGGGGTGTACACACACAACCTCGGAAAGCTGGGGCTGACGGCGCCGGGCCCGGGGCTCAATCACCACAGGTCGCCCCTCCTCATCCTGCGTCCAGCCGGCTCGCTCTACTTTGGGTGGCTGGGGTCGTGTCTGCAGGTGCTGGGGGGCAGCGCTCTGCTGTTCGGCTTCAAGAAACCAAGATGTCCGACCTGCCCGTCTTGCCCGGAGGTGCCCGTGTGCCCCGCGTGCCGCTCATTTCCAGACATCAGCGACAAGGGAGACACAGATGTTTATGAAGTCACCTGTTAG